From Geotalea uraniireducens Rf4:
GGAAGTTGCTGAAGATCTCGTCCAATGGCCCTTCGCGCGTATCGGCGCTGGCAGTCAGCCCCCAGCCGTTGCCGAACTGGCCTTTCGTGTAGAAGGCAAGCCGTCCCTGGGCATCAAAGTCGTTGCTGTACTGCGGCTTGTCCGGAGCAAGCAGCTTGGCAGGGCCGCTGGTCTTGTTGGCCGACAGGGTCAGGTCAGCGATGCCCACCGTGAACCAGTCGTTCTTCTTCAGGGCCAGATCGCGCAGAAAGAGTTGGCCGTTGCCGGACTTGTCGAGCACGGCAACCTCAACGGTATGCATTCCCTTCGGCAGGATTTCCTCGGCGATAAAACGGCCCTTGCCATCCACCGGCCCCGGGTATCCGGCCAGCCAGACGCGGTGTTCGGCCGGAATCGCGCTGCCGTATGCCTGAACGGTCCCGCCGCTGAGCGGAATGTTCCTCTGCGCGATGCGGCTTCCGCCGTATCCGGCCAGCAGTTCCGTGCCCGTGTCCGCCTTGGCGACGGACGGATCGATCTGATCGATCACCCACAACGGTTGGGGCGTGGTCTCGTCGAAGTTGCCGTTGGCATCGTAAACGCGGACCAGATATTTAAGCTCCCGGACCGGGGCCGAAAAAGATTCGAAACCGGCCCGCCATTCCGCCATCCCTTCGCCATTCATGGGGATGACGGCCACGGCGGTGTCGTTGACGGACCGGGCCTCGTCGAAGACCCTGACCTCCGCCCGCTTGATGAAGCTGTGGTAGTTGGTGTAGAGGCGGAAGCGGACCAGGTTCTCGGCAAACTCGGTCTCGGTCAGGTCCTGATAGCGGATGCTGCGCGGCCAGGCGGTCACGTTCAGCCGGGGCTCCGTCCTGAGGTTGTCGTACTTGAACTCAATCTGTGCCCGATCGAGGGCCACGTCGGTGCAGCGCTGCACGTCCGGGATGCTCTTGTTCGGGTCGTCGACCTGCCTGCCGTCGACCGAGATCCGCATGAGATTGAGGGCGAAGGGGTTGGCCGTGTTCACCTCGCGGGACATGCGGACGATGTCCACCCCCTCGTAGTCATTGAGGGCGACAAGCTCGTCATAGATGATCTGCACCTCGACCCGCGAGACAGCCGACTCGGTGAATCCGGTATTGACCACGTCGCTGGACTGGACATAGCCCCGGCCTTCGAACTCCGCCTGTTTCCCGCCCGGTCCCATCTTCTCGCTCACCGCGGTCATGGCCCGGCGGGCGCGCGCCGTGGACCAGCCGATATCGTCGCCGTAGATCGCGGCGGTGCGCCGGTCGAGCCGCTCGTTGCTGATATAGCCGACAAAGCGCAGGCGGACGTTCGTCCTCTCCTTGATCTCGTCCATAAGCTGCCGCAACCGTTCGGTATAGCCGTCGTGCAGAGACGGGTTCCCGTTCTGGAACAGGATCGGAGCAATCGCGCCCGACGGCGGGTCGTAGACCCTGGTGACCGTTTCGGCGCCCGCATCCTCCGGACAGAGCTGCGGCTCATCGGGCAGCTCCTGAAGCGGATCGTCGTGCCAGAACTCGACCTCAACGCGCCGGTTCATGGCCCTCCCCTGGGTTGTGTCGTTGGAGGCCACGGGCTGCGAAGCTCCCTTGCCGTCGCTTTCGACCGCAACATTGGCCTCCTTCAGGCCGTCGTGGACGGCAAGGGCAACGCGCCGGGCCACCGCCTTCGACAGCCCAGCCTGGTCGCCATAGATACGCTCGTCGCGCCCTTCCAGCGGGGCATTGTCGCTATAGGCGATGAACTTGACGACAATATTCTCCTTGCCGCGCAGATTGATCAGCGCCTGCCTGATCTGTTGCAGGAACTCTTCCGGCACGGTCACCATGGCCGCGTCGTAGTGCATGGGCGCGATCAGGTTCTTGACACGGACGCGATGGGAATGGCCTTCCTTGTAACGCATCTTGCAGACCGTCTCGGTGCGGCAGACCTTGACGCGGTTCACCTGCCGGGAAACGATCACGTCCTTTTCCACCATCTTTTCGCCGATCTCGTCATACCAGACCTCAACCTCCACCCGCCGGTTGAGCGCCCGGCCGTCCTCGGTGGCATTGCCGGCGACCGGCTTGCTCTCCCCCACCCCTTCATAGGAGATGGCTTCCGGAGGAAGACCGAGGGCGCGCTGGCAATATTCGGCGGTGGTGCCCGCCCGTTCCCGGGACAGGCCGGTATTGTCGCCGTATTTCGCTTTCAGGGGATCGCTGAGCGACTGGGGGTCGGCGTGGCCGACAAAGTGAAGACGCACATTGAGGCGGCCGCGCATCTTTTCGAGCACGCCCCGCAGAAGCGCCACATACTCGTCGGGAATGTCGGCCTCACCGGTGCGGAAACGGATAGGGGGGACCACATTCGCCAGTTTGATCGTCTTCACTTCCTTTTCAGCGACCCGGCGTTTTTCCGTGCGGTCCCCCTGATCCTCCGCAAAAACGGACGGATCAAGAAGCCACGGAGTGAGGGCCTGGTCCTTAGGCAGGTGCGTTTCGGTCGTTTCGCCGCTGGCAGCAGCCTCTCTCGTTCCCGCGGCCGTTTTCACGGTCTCCGCAGGTGCAGTTTCGGCGCAGACGACGGTCTTCGCTCCGGCTACCGACACAAGAAAGAAAAATATAAGGACGATACAGCGCTTCACCATTGCTCCCATCTGCATTAAGAGGCCATTATCCGTTCGGGGTTGCCCAATGCCCGCCCCGACATCTCATGCTGAACAACCGGATAATCTTCGAGCCACAATGTACACAGGGAGACAGGATCGTTTTTGTGACTTACTGCTACTTTGTCATGCTTGCTTCAACAACCCCATAACCCCTCCTGTCCTCTTTAGGCCCTTTGGGTCCCCTTAAACTAAGGGGAGGAACGTTATTCAACCGACAGAGCTTCTCCCCCTCTTAAGTTAAGAGGGGGGGGGGGAGTTATGTCAGCAAATGTTGTTTCACATCACGGCGGCGACCCACGGCGCCAGAAGACCTCGGTTTCGATGGTGAGCGGGTATCCGCCGTCCCATTTTCCGGTGATCTCCTTCTTCAGCGCCTTGAGGCGGTCCTCTGCCACCCCTCTGTTCTCGGTGTCCGCCAGATACGACAACCGCAGCACCGAGGGGGCTTTCCGCAATTCTTTCAGCAAGAGACCGATCCTCGGCTGCCACTGCATCCGCAGCTTCGTGCTCTTCGGTTCGAACACCCCATCGGCGATGTCCAGTGACACCACGTGGTGGATGGTTGCGCCGAAGTTGAAACGGAGCATCTTGCCGCGCGTGGCGCGCTCCACCAGCGGGTTTTCACTGGTCACCCGATAGCCGGTGGGGAGGGTGCGGTCGTCCAGCTTGAGGATAAAGTTGCTGCCGCGGTCCTCGTCCGGGACCACTCCGCAGGTGATATGGAACCGTCCGAACTCGTCGGTGGTGGCGATCAGACCGCGGGGGGTCACGACGCGTGCGCCGGGCACCCCTTTTTCACCGGGATCGGGATATCCGTTGGCGTTGGCATCGTCGAAGACCTTGCCGATGATGTCGGTGCAGTCGAAGTCAGGATCGGGTGTCACGCGCACGGTCGCAGTGGCAACTCCGGAGGCAACGCTGTCAGTGGCATTATCCATCACCTGGGCGCGGTTCACATACTCGCCCTCGGAAACCCCGGAACCGACAATCATCAGGAAAGTGATGGTGTGATTCGTATTGCTGCTGAGTTGAGAAATGCTCCAGATCAGCTGACGCATGTTCATCACCGGCTCGATCTTCTGCCCATCCATGCGGGCCGAACCTGCCACGTACTTGAATCCGAGCGGGAAGGTATCGACCACGCTCAGGTTCCGCAATGCAACTCCCAGTGTGTTGTTGAGGGTGATCGTGTAGGGGACCAACTGACCGCGCGTCACGTTGACGAGCGCTGCGGTTTTCGTGATTGCGATCGCCGTGTTGAGCGTCGGATCGATAGCGACGTGGTTGTTGTAGATCTGGCTGTATCCCGGCTGAACGTTATCCAGCGTGAGATGAAGGTAGTGCGCCGTGCCCGTCCCCGCCGGCACCGAGACGGCCGGCGCAAGGCTCAATGCCTGCGCTTCGCAATAATTCGGCGTGCCCGGCACCGCATCCGCCGGAGTGCCGGGGCAAGCCGGGACAGAGAACGACGCCGTAGTGCTGCTGGAAGTCGGCGGGACCAGTTTCGACACGCCGACCATGTAGCCCGAGGCCGGCGGCGTGACCTGGATCAGGTATTCCCCGCCGGAGGGACAGGAAGGATCGCTGAAGTTCAGGTCGAATTTATAATAGCCGCTGCTCTGCGTGACCTGGCCCTGCTGCGCCGGATCGTTGAAACAGCTGCCGGCCAGCGGCGTCTTGCTTGATGCCTGAACCATGATCAGCGTCGCGCCCGCTATCGGCGTACGCATGATCGAGTTATACACCACGCCGTTGGGGGTCAACGGAAGGTTCAGATCCTGCAGAACGCCGCCTGCGCCCACGATGATGCTGGAAATGCGCTGCATGCCGTTGGTGAAGGGAGAATTGCACCAACCCAGCATTGCCGTATTCGCACCCGCACCCGGCGCGCGGAAGCGTAGCTCGTACTGGATCGTGGTTCCGGCGTTCGGCGTGACGCCGCTGAAATGGTAGGAGCCGTCGGCGTCGGTATTTACCGTGCCCACCAGACCCCCATTTTCGTACAAATCCACGGCCCAGTTGGCGGACGTCAGCTCGCCGCTGTCGAGCGAGTTGTCATAATTCCCATCCTGCCAAACCGAGCCGTTCAGGCTCCCGCTGCCCGGCATGCCGCCGACAGTAACGGAGGTGCTTGCATTTGCGGTCTGGCTGGGCGAATTCCAGCTGGCCTGGGCGGTGTTGGTAACAACGCTCCCGGTCGCCAAGGTAGCGTTCAACTTGACACGGAACCGCACGACAACGGACCCGCCCGGGCTAAGCGTGCCGTAGGAGGCGCCGTAATTCGCGCCATAATTGGCGGAAACCACCGGTGAGGTGAAGCTCACACCGCTCCCGGAACCGTTCATCGTCGCAGAATTGGCGACATAGGTAGCCTGATTCAAGAGGGGGGTCAGGTCATCGATTATCACCACGTTCGTGGCCGGGACCGTGCCGATGTTGGTGGCCTGGACGGTGTATTCCAGCACGCTCCCCGGCAGTGCGGCGCCGCCGCCAACCACCACCGCGGACTTGGTGATGGAGAGCTGTTGCGCGTTCCCTACCGCGATAACGGTCGGCTGGTAGCCATTGGTCGGATTGCCGTCCGAATCGGTCAAGAGCGGCGGCAATTGCGCGGTCGCCACGCTTCCCTGATTGCTGATGATGGTCCCGGTCACGACGCCCGAGTTGACCTGCACCTTGAAGGTTACGACACCGGTGCCGCCTGCAGCCAGGATCCCTCCGCTTACCCCCATCCCATTGGTGAGCGGCGATATGCCGGTGCCGGGATCCGCCACCGCCGCGCCGTTCATCTGCACCGAGTTCGCCACATAGGTGGTGTTGGCGGGAATCGCGTCGGTCAATACCACGCCCGTCGCAGGAGTCGCCCCCGAGTTGATCACGTTGATGGTGTACTGAAGCGTGTCGCCCGGGTCAACGAGACCGTTGCCATTGACGTCCCCGGCGAGCTGAACTGTCTTCAGGGCGTAGACCAACGGCAAATTGCCCACAACAACCGTGGTCGGATCGTTTTGCACAGGCGTCGCAGGGTTGTCGGAGGGTTGTTCGGGGAAGGGCCCGCTCGCAGCTCCGGAACCATCCACAAAACCCTGGTTGGAGATGAGGGTGCCGGCCACAACGTTCCTGCTGATTTGGACCTGGAATGTGACAGTGGCGACGTTGGTCGTCGTCGTGCCCGCATTCGCGGGCATTGCACCCGCCGTCGGATTCGCGGGGGAGTTGATCGACAGGCCGTTCTCCAGCGCACTGACCCCCGCGCCGGGGTCCGCAACAGCCGCCCCGTTCAGCGTAGTGCTGTTGGCCACATAGGTCGTATTGGGCGGGATCAGATCCCGCAGCGTCCCCCCCGTCGCGTTCTCGGTGCCGATGTTTTTCACCGTGATGGTGTAGGCCAGGGTGTCCCCCGCCATGACGGTGGCAGTGCCTGAGGTAATATCCTGCACCGTCTTCAGGACCTGGAAAGTCGGCGCCGACGTGATGAG
This genomic window contains:
- a CDS encoding OmpA family protein translates to MQMGAMVKRCIVLIFFFLVSVAGAKTVVCAETAPAETVKTAAGTREAAASGETTETHLPKDQALTPWLLDPSVFAEDQGDRTEKRRVAEKEVKTIKLANVVPPIRFRTGEADIPDEYVALLRGVLEKMRGRLNVRLHFVGHADPQSLSDPLKAKYGDNTGLSRERAGTTAEYCQRALGLPPEAISYEGVGESKPVAGNATEDGRALNRRVEVEVWYDEIGEKMVEKDVIVSRQVNRVKVCRTETVCKMRYKEGHSHRVRVKNLIAPMHYDAAMVTVPEEFLQQIRQALINLRGKENIVVKFIAYSDNAPLEGRDERIYGDQAGLSKAVARRVALAVHDGLKEANVAVESDGKGASQPVASNDTTQGRAMNRRVEVEFWHDDPLQELPDEPQLCPEDAGAETVTRVYDPPSGAIAPILFQNGNPSLHDGYTERLRQLMDEIKERTNVRLRFVGYISNERLDRRTAAIYGDDIGWSTARARRAMTAVSEKMGPGGKQAEFEGRGYVQSSDVVNTGFTESAVSRVEVQIIYDELVALNDYEGVDIVRMSREVNTANPFALNLMRISVDGRQVDDPNKSIPDVQRCTDVALDRAQIEFKYDNLRTEPRLNVTAWPRSIRYQDLTETEFAENLVRFRLYTNYHSFIKRAEVRVFDEARSVNDTAVAVIPMNGEGMAEWRAGFESFSAPVRELKYLVRVYDANGNFDETTPQPLWVIDQIDPSVAKADTGTELLAGYGGSRIAQRNIPLSGGTVQAYGSAIPAEHRVWLAGYPGPVDGKGRFIAEEILPKGMHTVEVAVLDKSGNGQLFLRDLALKKNDWFTVGIADLTLSANKTSGPAKLLAPDKPQYSNDFDAQGRLAFYTKGQFGNGWGLTASADTREGPLDEIFSNFLEKSPQALFRRIDPDYHFPTYGDDSTVVEDAPTSGKFYVKLKKDDSYGLWGNFRVGYTDNDLAHVDRGLYGGNLHYQPPGVTSFGEKRFMVDGFAADPGTVAGRDEFRGTGGSLYFLRRQDILQGSERVRIEVRDKDSGIVLGVKNLTPVLDYDVDYLQGRLLLTQPLDSTAADNLLVHSDSTGGNPVFLVVRYEFTPGVEDLDAMTFGGRAHYWIGDYVKVGVTGNQGNDGGNDESLVGADVTVRKSANTWVKLETGRSKGSDLFTTNSLDGGFNHSTIQTPADPRTAATAYRVDVSAGLQDFNKNWRGRFTLYNQVLGAGYSAPGQVADQDTSQIGGTAELPVTDRLGLHLKADKRTVDKGLDTQSAELNANYQMNEHWTLSLGARRDSREDHSPVVPLTQEEGDRTDVVGKVLYDSKARWNSYLFAQKSVQTTGNREENDRIGVGGAYRVTGRFKLNGEISEGNLGTAGRLGTEYLYSDRTTIYLNYALENERTDNGVQANKGTLTSGFRTRYSDSASVYGEERYTHGDVPTGLMHSYGVDLAPTDRLNLGAKTEFGTLQDNLTGAKIKRTAVGVNAGYGFAKLKITSALEFRVDDSEQPDTSTVERTTWLLKNSFKYQLTPDWRLIGKFDYSQSTSSQGQFYDGSYTEAVVGYAYRPVNNDRLNALFKYTFFYNVPAAQQINGTFTSAGVLQRSHIASVDVMYDLTPRWTVGGKYAYRLGQVSMDRVDPEYFDSRAHLYVVRADWHFLHKWDGLVEGRMLDLPDAHDRRSGVLLGLYRHLGDHVKVGAGYNFSDFSDDLTDLSYRHQGVFINIVGTI